Within the Megalopta genalis isolate 19385.01 chromosome 11, iyMegGena1_principal, whole genome shotgun sequence genome, the region TCGGAAATAAAGTTACCGCTGGTCCCTCGGTTTTCCAGTTCGAAAAGCCGCGATGTCCGGCGACGGTGAATTTTTTCTCTCGATTATAGGTTCCATCGAGCACGCGGAATTTTACGACGCGGACAACGTCTACTGCAAGTATGGATTTCACTTTGGCCCCGAATGGACCGTAGTCGCTGTGAGTTCCGCTTCCTTTTTCACTTTTTACATGCCGCCGCTGTTAACGTTGAATCCCGGTGCATGTGCACGCTCTCCACCGTGAATTTTAACATCGCGTCGTCGGCCGGCGTCGGCTGATAAAATTCTATCAGGGCATCGAAGAGGGTTTGACGCAGATGTGCAAGTGCAGCAGTGACCCGCGAAATCTCGCCGTTTGGAATTTCCCTCTAGAAATCACGTTTAAAAGCACCAATCCGCACGGATGTAAGTTGACTGATTTTGTTAGCGCTTTTAACACTTAATCTACCGACGTTTGCTATTAGTCCTTTTAAGATCAAAGACCAGCAGTGATGAATTTCTTAAATAATTGTCAACTATAATGATCTCATAATCCATCAAATTATTAAGATTAACGTAACAagttcttttgaaattattatttcaaagtaaactatataataatagtaatattttattactattattagtaatataatatataactatataatatatatatataataactatataataataaatattttatttactgagATTTTATGTGCTGTTTGAAATACCTACCATTTTGTTTGAATTGTGGTGTTCAAACAGCGTCGAGATAATTTTTCAACTATTTTTCTTTTACTGTATaaacgaaaatattttttcactttctttatatattttttcttgtaagaatatatttattgcatattttataaatattctatatattgatattatattttgtttttttCTACGAGTCGTTACAAAAAGTTTAATATCTTAGGGCCGCAAATGATCATGTCAATTTACGGCCTGGACCTATTCGGCCATGATGTCATACGGGGATACGGAGTATGCCATTTACCTTTGAAGACAGGTTACCACGAAAAGAGGTACATTAATTTTCAACATAACAACATAACAAATTTAAACAACAATAATgcaattttatacaaatttaaaACATATTATAAcgttatattacaatttatatttttcactGTCTCGTATATATCATTTACCGATTTCCGTTATAAAATCCACAGTTCAATGATCCGGATAATAGAAACAGCGTGAAATTGTTATTGCTCGTGATGCGTATGCAAATATCCTAATTTTATAGGGTAGCAGTGTACGTGCCGGAATCTTCGTCGACGTTGCAACGATTTGCAGCCTGGTTAACCGGTCGAAGACCAGAACTAATTGATCCAGCAATATTAGCCTCAAACGGCGGAAGAGACCGTAagacaatatacatatatttggaACGGTTTCACGTTTGCTCGCGATGATATACCTCTGACATTAAATTAATTGAACTCGCGGGGATTCAACGTATTTAGGACAGACAGCCGATATGTCGGCTGTATTAACATGCACGTTCCGTACGGCCGGTCAATCGAATTAAACAATTCTGCCTGTCAAAATAGCGAGCACAAATCAATTGATACGTTTCACGTAGCCCGTTAGGGATCACACTTACACCGGTGCAGCAATCATCCACTTTCTTAATAAAGCTACAGTAAAATTTTCATTCTGATTATATTcgggatctctctctctctctccctctctctccctctctctctctctctctccctctctctctctccctctctctccctctctctctctctccctctctctctctccctctctctctccctctctctccctctctctctctccctctctctccctctctctctccctctctctctctccctctctctctccctctctctctctctctctctccctctccctctccctctctccctctccctctccctctctccctctctctctctctctctttctctctctctctctctctagaatCTTATTGTTGGCATAAAATGATGACCACGACCAACGAAGctcacgatttttatttttaccgAGATTGTTATTTCGACAAGTTTCCATTATATTCTTTAACATAATTTTCAGAATGTATCTATCAAAAagataattattttcatttgttcagagATGTATGGACATCGCTGTGATTTTATATAAAGCGATTCATAATttgataaatgaaaataaaaaaataattacagtttgaattgaaaataaaataaacattgttCGGCTAACTTTATACATTGTTATCATTACGGGTTGCCAAAAATTACGAAATTACTTATTTTGTATATACTGTAATTTTCTATATACTTTTATGATTGCAGTGACACGTATGAGGGTGGAGGGTGCTGTTACAGTAACGTTCAACGTTGTTATGAAAGATTTCTTCAAGTTGGGCTACAAGAATGGCGAAAACCCGGACAAGTAGCTGGAATTCGCTagaataaattattacagtgTTGATACCAGTATAAAATGACAAAGGCACGTCGCCTCGATAACTGTGTGTTCTGCTTTCACGATCAAAGACTGACTTCAATGCCTTCACATAATCAACTAATAGTACAAATTCATACAAatctgtatatataatatacatatataaataaaggaaaattaattccatattaatatgtattttataatttcaatccTTTTTAACTCTTAATATTCCGTTGATTTTTTTGCACTGAAAAATTCTGCTATACAAAGTTGAATCGAAGTAAAAATCATTATACCGTTGTGAAGttttataggaattaataaaCGAAAGATTTTGTGTTTTGTATTTTACATGATAACCTTGAAAGAAAATAATTTAGTGTCGTCGACGTATCGGCGACGCTCAAATGATTAATTACATTCTCATATGGATTTAGATTCCacgcaatttatattttaattttcatcTTCGCGACATACTATTTCTGTGTCGAAAATTTCGTCTTCGCGTTGAATCGTTCGTTTTTGgtattttcaaatatatcgtTATCATGTTTTGTCCAGCACGGTTGATCAATATCGTCACAGTTACGCTCAACTTTCGCAGCGGTTTTATTCCCACGATAAAAACTGATACGAGATTTTTCACGAAGTCCGTGGAAAAAAGTATTCCATCGAAAAGTTTCCCGGTGCATACAGGCtcggcgaaataaatgtttcgagGTTCCCGTTTGGCACAGAATCCCGATCGCCTCGGACAGTGGATGGAATCTTCTCGCGACTCGGTTTTCTTTTATCCATTCGTCGATATCAACGATACTCGTAACCAGCGAACGAAATCGTACGGATTATTTCGACAAATCATTTCCGGGAAACCGGTTTCAACAGCGAACAAAGGAAACCGTCGTGGACGCGAGGACGTCGTGCTCACAAATAATTATTGTTCCGTGTCGCGAAGATCTAGAATCAATAATGTTTTCGTCGTTGAAAATTTCACGGTACCATGGCGATTTAATACTAGCAAACTTTTCATCGATTCGTTTATTTCAACGGACGAAATCCTTTTGCTTTATGTATTTAAggaattttgtataaaaatgggAATGACGTAAGAATTAATTAGAACatgtatacaatttttat harbors:
- the LOC117219142 gene encoding B9 domain-containing protein 1, with translation MSGDGEFFLSIIGSIEHAEFYDADNVYCKYGFHFGPEWTVVAGIEEGLTQMCKCSSDPRNLAVWNFPLEITFKSTNPHGWPQMIMSIYGLDLFGHDVIRGYGVCHLPLKTGYHEKRVAVYVPESSSTLQRFAAWLTGRRPELIDPAILASNGGRDLTRMRVEGAVTVTFNVVMKDFFKLGYKNGENPDK